A DNA window from Candidatus Eisenbacteria bacterium contains the following coding sequences:
- a CDS encoding SemiSWEET transporter: MKLVSLLGLVAAACTTLAYVPQVVRTLRTRSTGDISLGMFVVMTTGVFLWLVYGVLIRDLPLIAANTVTFLFSLTLLVLKLRSG, translated from the coding sequence ATGAAGCTCGTATCCCTGCTCGGCCTGGTGGCCGCCGCGTGCACCACCCTGGCCTATGTTCCCCAGGTCGTGCGCACGCTGCGCACCCGCTCCACCGGCGACATCTCGCTGGGCATGTTCGTGGTGATGACCACCGGCGTGTTCCTGTGGCTCGTCTACGGGGTGCTGATCCGGGACCTCCCCCTGATCGCGGCGAACACCGTTACGTTTCTGTTCAGCCTCACGCTGCTGGTGCTCAAGCTGCGAAGTGGCTGA
- a CDS encoding transposase, whose protein sequence is MIEAFDALWEQARPAFRQERTWQRARTLALSALVGLGRRTITGLLTTCAQQGRDWSASYRLFEQERFDADALFTPARRAVGARLAEGLPLVVSMDDTLVRKRGRRVHGTGWKRDPLGLAFRPNFVWGQRFLQISAALPESTALCRARGVPIDLVHSPSPRKPRKRSSESDWDAYHQLQQSMKLSSVSVARLRHLRAAMDADPEHAGRSLIAAVDGSFTNREVFRSLPERTTLIGRIRKDARLFLPPSQPCTPRRGRRSYYGAALPTPEEIRLDESTQWIPVQAWAAGQLHLFSVKTLPAVRWAGTGGKDARLVIIRPLAYRPRKGAHLLYRSPAYLLCTDPHLSLEQLLQAYLWRWEIEVNFRDEKTLLGVGEAQVRTRASVENVPSLLVAAYAFMLLAGTREKSLDLPTIPLPKWRRVMPGDRTTTNRLIGYLRAQLWGKGMGANMSHFVNTHQADTKPTLFADSLPQAVCYAFR, encoded by the coding sequence ATGATCGAGGCGTTCGACGCTCTCTGGGAGCAGGCCCGACCCGCCTTCCGCCAGGAGCGCACCTGGCAGCGGGCCCGCACACTGGCCCTGAGTGCGCTGGTGGGATTGGGACGCCGCACCATCACCGGACTTCTCACCACCTGCGCACAACAGGGCCGGGACTGGTCGGCAAGCTACCGCCTCTTCGAGCAGGAACGCTTCGATGCCGACGCGCTGTTCACTCCGGCCCGGCGCGCCGTGGGAGCGCGCCTGGCTGAAGGGCTTCCCTTGGTCGTTTCGATGGACGACACCCTGGTGCGCAAACGTGGGCGGCGCGTTCATGGCACAGGCTGGAAGAGGGATCCCCTGGGCCTGGCGTTCCGACCCAACTTCGTCTGGGGGCAACGGTTCCTGCAGATCTCCGCCGCCTTGCCCGAGAGCACGGCGCTGTGTCGGGCCCGGGGAGTGCCGATCGATCTGGTCCACAGCCCCTCGCCGCGCAAGCCCCGCAAGAGATCTTCCGAGTCGGACTGGGACGCGTACCACCAGCTGCAGCAGTCGATGAAGCTGAGCTCGGTCAGCGTGGCCCGCCTGCGCCACCTGCGCGCAGCCATGGACGCTGATCCCGAGCATGCCGGGCGTTCCCTGATCGCGGCCGTGGACGGTTCCTTCACCAACCGCGAGGTCTTCCGGAGCCTGCCCGAGCGGACCACCCTGATCGGACGCATCCGCAAGGATGCCCGGCTGTTCCTTCCCCCATCCCAACCCTGCACGCCTCGTCGCGGCCGCCGCAGCTACTACGGTGCCGCACTGCCCACACCCGAAGAGATCCGCCTGGACGAGAGCACCCAATGGATCCCGGTCCAGGCGTGGGCTGCCGGCCAGCTCCACCTGTTCTCGGTCAAGACCTTGCCTGCTGTGCGGTGGGCGGGCACGGGCGGGAAAGACGCACGTCTGGTCATCATCCGTCCCCTGGCCTACCGGCCACGCAAGGGAGCCCACCTGCTCTACCGTAGTCCCGCCTACCTCCTGTGCACCGACCCGCACCTCTCACTCGAACAGTTGCTGCAAGCCTACCTGTGGCGCTGGGAGATCGAAGTGAACTTCCGGGACGAAAAGACACTCCTGGGAGTGGGGGAAGCGCAGGTCCGCACCAGAGCCTCGGTGGAGAACGTGCCGTCCCTGCTCGTGGCGGCCTACGCCTTCATGCTGCTGGCAGGAACGCGCGAGAAGTCACTCGATCTGCCCACGATCCCCCTGCCCAAATGGCGCAGAGTCATGCCCGGGGACCGCACCACCACCAACCGCCTCATCGGCTACCTGAGGGCCCAACTCTGGGGAAAGGGCATGGGAGCGAATATGAGCCACTTCGTGAACACGCACCAGGCAGACACGAAGCCCACCTTATTCGCCGACTCCCTGCCACAGGCAGTCTGCTACGCCTTCAGATAG